A region of the Geomonas subterranea genome:
ACCGGCACGAACCCGATGAAGGAGCCGATCCGCTTGCTGGCCGAATAGCTGCGCCCCTCGACCTTCTGCGCGGTGCCGGTCTTGCCGGCGACACGGTAACCGTCTACCGCGGCCCCGGTGCCGGTCCCCCCTTCGACCACGACCCCTTCCAGCATGCGGGCCACGGTCTTGGCGGTCTCGGGCGAGATGACCCGTCTTTTCACCTGCGGTCCGAACTGCTGCAAGACGACCCCTTCGTCGTCCACGATCCGGTCCACCAGGTAAGGCTTCATCAGGTTCCCGCCGTTGGCGACGGCCGAAACCGCGGCGGTGAGCTGCAGGGCCGTGGCGGTCACCCCCTGGCCGAAGGAGATGGTGGCGAGGTCGATGCCGTACCACTTCTCCTGGGGGCGGAGCATCCCGGAAACCTCGCCGGGAAGGTCGATACTGCTCTTCTCCCCGAACCCGAAACCGGTGAGCGCCGTGAACAGGCGCTGCGAACCGAGCCTCTGGCCGATCTTCGCGGCGCCGATGTTGCTCGAGTACTTGAGGATCTGCGGCACGGTCAGCGCACCGTACTTGTGCGTGTCATGGATGGTCCTGCCGTACATGTTGCAGGAGCCGTTCTCGCAGTTGAAGCTGTCCCCGGGGCGGATCACCCCCGCTTCCAGGGCCGCGGCAACCAGGAAGATCTTGAAGGTGGAGCCGGGCTCGAAGCTGTCCGCTATGGCGCGGTTCCTGATCGCCCCCGGGGTCAGCTCCTTCATGTTGTTCGGGTTGAAGGAGGGGTAGTTGGCCATCGCCAGCACCCGCCCGGTGTCAGGCTCCATGACGATCGCGATCCCGGCCTTGGCGCCGTTTTTCTCGATGGTCTTGGTCAGTTCCTTCTCGGCTATGTACTGGATGTTCTTGTCCAGGGTGAGGACGACGTTGCTCCCCTTGGAGCCCGCCTTCCCCTCGCTCCCCTTCTTCAAGGCTATGTCGCGCCCGAGGGCGTCCCGCTCGGTCACCAGGTAGCCGGTGTTGCCGAGGATGATGTTGTCGTACTTCTTCTCGACCCCTTCCAGGCCGCTAGGGTCGAGCCCCGTGAAACCTATCACGTGAGCCGCAACCTGCGAGTTCGGGTAGAAGCGGCGGCTCTCCTTTACGAACCCGACACCCTCCAGGTCGAGGGCCTTCACCTTTTTCGCCTGCTCGGGGGGCATCCTGCGTGCCAGCCAGACGAAGTTCCTGGCCGCTTTCAGCTTGGCCTCGAGCTCCTCCCTCGTGCACCCAAGCACCGGGGCGAGTTGGGTGGCGGCCTCGGGGATGTTCTCCATGTTCCTGGTTTCCGCGTAGCAGGAGTCCATCTCGATGGAGACGGCGAAGGGGGCGCTGTTGCGGTCGAAGATCCCCCCCCGGCTGGGTGTCAGCGGGATGCTCTTCTGGTGCTGCTTCTCCGCGATCTTCACCAGCTTGTCGTTGTCCAGCACCTGCAGGTAGAAGGCGCGACCGGTAGCCGCTATGAAGAACCCGATGAAGAGCAGAGCCACGAAGCGCATGCGGACCCGGGCCCATTTCTCCCACTTGTCTATCACTTGACCAGGACCACCTGCTGGTCGGTGGGGAGCGCCATGCCGAGCTCACCCTTGGCGAGCGCCTCGATGCGGGCCGGCGCCTTCAGGGACGCCACCTCCACCTTGAGGCGCTTGTTCTCCTGCTGCTGGTCCCGGTACTGCCTATTGGCCTCGCCGATCCTGAGGTTCAGGTCGATGACCTCGACCCGGGACCATACGTGGAAGATGGAGACCAGCGTGAGCAGGACCATGACCCCCGTCAGATACCGGAAGCTGATCCAGTTTTCCCTTACTACCGCGCCGGGGCGTGCCGGTGCGGCGACCTTGCCGTAGGCAACTTTGCTCTGTGCCATAGTGGTACCTCTTGTTAAATCTTCTCGATGCCTCTAAGGCGTGCGCTCCTGGAGCGCGGGTTTGCATTCAGTTCGTCGTCCCCGGCCTTGACCGCTTTTTTGGTCAGCACCTTGTACTGCGGAACCCGGTTGCAGACGCAGATCGGGAGTTCCTTGGGGCAGGTGCAGCCGGCGGCGGCGTTACGGAAGGCCTCCTTGACGATGCGGTCCTCCAGCGAGTGGAAGGAGATCACCGCGCCGCGCCCCCCCGGCTTCAGGAGCTTCAGGAGGTCCGTGAGCCCATCCTCCAGGCTCTTCAGCTCCTCG
Encoded here:
- a CDS encoding penicillin-binding protein; translated protein: MIDKWEKWARVRMRFVALLFIGFFIAATGRAFYLQVLDNDKLVKIAEKQHQKSIPLTPSRGGIFDRNSAPFAVSIEMDSCYAETRNMENIPEAATQLAPVLGCTREELEAKLKAARNFVWLARRMPPEQAKKVKALDLEGVGFVKESRRFYPNSQVAAHVIGFTGLDPSGLEGVEKKYDNIILGNTGYLVTERDALGRDIALKKGSEGKAGSKGSNVVLTLDKNIQYIAEKELTKTIEKNGAKAGIAIVMEPDTGRVLAMANYPSFNPNNMKELTPGAIRNRAIADSFEPGSTFKIFLVAAALEAGVIRPGDSFNCENGSCNMYGRTIHDTHKYGALTVPQILKYSSNIGAAKIGQRLGSQRLFTALTGFGFGEKSSIDLPGEVSGMLRPQEKWYGIDLATISFGQGVTATALQLTAAVSAVANGGNLMKPYLVDRIVDDEGVVLQQFGPQVKRRVISPETAKTVARMLEGVVVEGGTGTGAAVDGYRVAGKTGTAQKVEGRSYSASKRIGSFIGFVPVEKPRLAIMVMVDEPTANVYGGIVAAPAFSAIAQQSLCYLNVPPDKSVKKKSAPVPEKITPQAEQAVVEGGTVEGADAGAMPNFRGMSMRQVLRVMEQRGLNVKLQGSGRAVEQNPPPGARITTQDQVWVRFVPSA
- the ftsL gene encoding cell division protein FtsL, with the translated sequence MAQSKVAYGKVAAPARPGAVVRENWISFRYLTGVMVLLTLVSIFHVWSRVEVIDLNLRIGEANRQYRDQQQENKRLKVEVASLKAPARIEALAKGELGMALPTDQQVVLVK